One Ovis aries strain OAR_USU_Benz2616 breed Rambouillet chromosome 4, ARS-UI_Ramb_v3.0, whole genome shotgun sequence DNA window includes the following coding sequences:
- the LOC114114621 gene encoding olfactory receptor 9A4-like: protein MMSNHSSVTEFCLLGFLGSQELHHILFAVFFLFYSVTVMGNTVIIVIICVDKHLHSPMYFFLAHLSALEMLTTSVIIPVMLWGLLLPGMQTVSLAACVTMLFLYLALGTTEFALLGAMAVDRYVAVCNPLRYNTIMNSRTCISVVIGSWVFGYLSEIWPVNATFQFTFCKSNVLDHFYCDRGQLLKLSCDDTVFTEFVLFLMAVFIIIGSLGPTIVSYTCIISTILTSPTASGRRKAFSMCASHFTFVVIGYGSCLFLFVKPKQTQAAEYNKIVSLLICVLTPLLNPFIFTLRNDKFK from the coding sequence ATGATGAGCAATCATTCAAGTGTCACTGAATTCTGCCTTTTAGGCTTCCTTGGGTCCCAGGAACTCCATCACATTCTTTTTGCTGTATTCTTTCTCTTCTACTCAGTGACAGTAATGGGGAACACCgtcatcattgtgattatctgtgttGATAAACATCTACATTcccccatgtatttcttccttgCTCATCTCTCTGCCTTGGAAATGCTGACAACATCTGTTATCATCCCCGTGATGCTCTGGGGGTTGTTGCTCCCTGGGATGCAGACAGTATCTCTGGCTGCATGTGTCACCATGCTCTTCCTGTACCTTGCTCTGGGAACCACAGAGTTTGCCCTGTTGGGAGCGATGGCTGTGGACCGTTACGTGGCTGTCTGTAACCCCTTGAGGTACAACACCATTATGAACAGCCGCACCTGCATCTCGGTGGTGATTGGGTCATGGGTGTTTGGGTACCTTTCCGAAATCTGGCCAGTCAATGCCACATTTCAGTTTACCTTCTGCAAATCAAACGTCTTAGACCATTTTTATTGTGACCGAGGTCAGTTGCTCAAGCTGTCCTGTGATGACACTGTTTTCACAgagtttgttctgtttttaatggctgttttcattatcattggTTCTCTGGGCCCAACAATTGTCTCCTACACATGCATCATCTCCACCATCCTCACGAGCCCCACCGCCTCTGGCCGCAGGAAAGCCTTCTCTATGTGTGCCTCCCACTTCACCTTTGTTGTCATCGGCTATGGCAGCTGCTTGTTCCTTTTTGTGAAACCCAAGCAAACACAGGCAGCCGAGTACAATAAGATAGTCTCCCTGTTGATTTGTGTGTTAACTCCTTTGCTGAACCCTTTCATCTTCACTCTGCGGAATGACAAATTCAAGTAG